One region of Mycolicibacterium rhodesiae NBB3 genomic DNA includes:
- a CDS encoding YifB family Mg chelatase-like AAA ATPase, giving the protein MALGRAFSVAVRGLDGHIVEIEADITSGLPGVHLVGLPDAALQESRDRVRAAITNCGSDWPQARLTLALSPATLPKMGSVYDIALAMAVMSAHGKAEWNRLEKTVLLGELALDGRVRPVKGVLPAVLAAKREGWPLVVVPVENLAEAALVHDIDVKGVRTLGQLKSWIEGKGQLEESVETPSPAPSPTADLADVIGQTQARYAVEVAAAGAHHLMLTGPPGIGKTMLAQWLPGLLPTLTESEALEVTAIHSVAGLLSGSTPLITRPPFVAPHHTSSVAAMVGGGSGMARPGAVSRAHRGVLFLDECAEIGVSVMEALRTPLEDGEIRLARRDGVARYPARFQLVLAANPCPCAPADPRDCICPGQVKRRYLGKLSGPLLDRVDLVVEMHPQLAGAFAQQEGESTAAVCQRVATARQAAAERWGPYGIRTNAEVSGSLLRKRFRLPPAVMKPLSGALDRKQISMRGADRSLRVAWTLADLAGRTSPVLEDVSTALSFRQSGGAR; this is encoded by the coding sequence ATGGCGCTGGGCCGAGCCTTCTCGGTGGCCGTTCGCGGTCTCGACGGCCACATCGTGGAGATCGAAGCCGACATCACTTCCGGACTGCCCGGCGTGCATCTGGTCGGGCTTCCCGACGCCGCGTTGCAGGAGTCGCGAGACCGGGTGCGCGCCGCGATCACCAACTGCGGCAGCGACTGGCCGCAGGCGCGCCTGACGCTGGCACTCTCGCCGGCCACACTGCCGAAGATGGGCTCCGTCTACGACATCGCGCTGGCTATGGCGGTGATGTCGGCGCACGGGAAGGCGGAGTGGAACAGGCTGGAAAAGACGGTGCTGCTGGGCGAATTGGCACTCGACGGTCGTGTGCGGCCGGTCAAGGGTGTTCTTCCGGCCGTACTGGCCGCCAAACGAGAGGGGTGGCCGCTCGTCGTCGTGCCGGTCGAGAACCTTGCCGAAGCGGCGCTGGTGCACGATATCGATGTCAAAGGCGTGCGAACGCTCGGCCAGTTGAAGTCGTGGATCGAGGGAAAAGGACAACTCGAGGAGAGCGTCGAGACACCGTCTCCCGCGCCATCGCCGACAGCCGACCTCGCCGACGTGATCGGGCAGACGCAGGCCCGATATGCGGTCGAAGTGGCCGCAGCGGGTGCGCACCACCTGATGCTGACCGGTCCGCCCGGCATCGGGAAAACTATGCTCGCGCAATGGCTTCCAGGATTGCTGCCGACGCTGACCGAGAGTGAGGCGCTCGAGGTGACCGCGATCCATTCGGTCGCGGGCCTGCTTTCGGGCAGTACGCCGTTGATCACGCGACCGCCGTTTGTCGCACCGCACCACACCTCGTCCGTTGCGGCGATGGTCGGTGGCGGCAGCGGAATGGCCCGGCCCGGTGCGGTCAGCCGGGCCCACCGCGGCGTGTTGTTCCTCGACGAATGCGCGGAGATCGGTGTCAGTGTGATGGAGGCATTGCGCACGCCTCTGGAGGACGGCGAGATTCGGCTGGCCCGACGCGATGGCGTGGCGCGGTATCCGGCGCGGTTCCAGTTGGTGCTGGCCGCCAATCCCTGTCCGTGTGCGCCTGCGGATCCGCGGGACTGCATCTGCCCGGGGCAGGTCAAACGGCGCTATCTGGGCAAGCTGTCCGGTCCGCTGCTGGATCGGGTTGACCTCGTCGTGGAGATGCACCCGCAACTAGCGGGCGCGTTCGCTCAGCAAGAAGGCGAGTCCACCGCCGCCGTCTGTCAGCGCGTGGCGACCGCGCGTCAGGCGGCGGCGGAGCGGTGGGGTCCCTACGGCATCCGCACCAACGCCGAGGTCAGCGGATCCCTGTTGCGCAAGAGGTTTCGCCTTCCCCCCGCAGTGATGAAGCCGTTGAGCGGGGCTCTTGACCGGAAGCAGATCAGCATGCGTGGAGCAGATCGCAGTCTGCGGGTCGCCTGGACGCTCGCCGACCTGGCGGGGCGAACCTCACCGGTGCTGGAGGACGTCAGCACCGCACTGAGCTTTCGACAGAGCGGGGGAGCGCGATGA
- a CDS encoding YraN family protein produces the protein MTFPKTSWTRAEIGALGERLAVEHLQSSGLRVLARNWRCRYGELDVIAADDTARIVVFVEVKTRTTDRFGGVEHAVTPEKLRRLRRLAGLWLARQDTRWASVRIDVIGVRIGRRPIPEITHLRGVG, from the coding sequence ATGACTTTTCCCAAGACGTCGTGGACTCGCGCCGAAATCGGCGCACTCGGAGAGCGTTTGGCGGTTGAGCATCTGCAGTCGTCGGGGCTGCGGGTGTTGGCGCGCAACTGGCGCTGCCGCTATGGCGAACTCGATGTCATCGCGGCCGACGACACCGCACGCATCGTGGTGTTCGTCGAGGTGAAGACCCGCACCACTGACCGTTTCGGCGGTGTCGAACATGCCGTCACACCGGAGAAACTGCGCCGGTTGCGGCGGCTCGCCGGGTTGTGGTTGGCCCGCCAGGACACCCGATGGGCCTCGGTTCGCATCGATGTGATCGGCGTGCGCATCGGGCGGCGGCCCATTCCCGAGATCACCCACCTGCGGGGAGTGGGCTGA
- a CDS encoding alpha-hydroxy-acid oxidizing protein, with product MAFSDYEFEIYLQGLSGVLPLLPMSFAELEAKAQAAMSPGIWSYVAGGAGDERTQRVNVTAFENWGLMPRMFVGAAERDLSVDFLGLNLPSPAMLAPVGVIALCAQDGRGDLATARAAARTGVPMIASTMSADPMEDVAAELGDTPGFFQLYTPKDRDVAASFVHRAEAAGFKGIVVTLDTWIPGWRPRDLTTSNFPFLRGHCLANYTSDPVFLDSLAQPFEENPQAAIMQWISIFGNPLTWDDLPWLRSLTTLPILLKGICHPDDVRRAKDGGVDAIYCSNHGGRQANGGIPAIDCLPGVVEAADGIPVLFDSGIRSGVDIVKAIALGASAVAIGRPYTYGLALGGEDGIVHVLRSLLAEADLTMAVDGYRSLKELTPDTLRRVT from the coding sequence ATGGCATTCAGCGATTACGAATTCGAGATCTACCTGCAGGGGCTGTCGGGTGTGCTGCCGTTGCTCCCGATGTCCTTCGCGGAGCTGGAGGCCAAGGCGCAGGCCGCGATGTCACCGGGGATTTGGTCATATGTCGCGGGTGGCGCGGGCGATGAACGAACCCAGCGCGTCAATGTCACCGCCTTCGAGAACTGGGGGTTGATGCCCCGGATGTTCGTCGGCGCGGCCGAACGCGACCTGTCGGTGGACTTCCTCGGGCTGAACCTGCCGTCGCCGGCAATGCTGGCGCCCGTCGGTGTCATCGCGCTGTGCGCGCAGGACGGGCGCGGCGACCTCGCGACGGCCCGAGCCGCGGCCCGCACCGGCGTCCCGATGATCGCATCGACGATGTCAGCGGATCCGATGGAGGACGTCGCCGCCGAATTGGGCGATACGCCAGGGTTTTTCCAGCTCTACACACCGAAAGATCGCGACGTGGCCGCGAGCTTCGTGCACCGCGCCGAGGCCGCGGGATTCAAAGGCATCGTCGTGACACTCGACACCTGGATTCCGGGCTGGCGGCCGCGGGACCTGACGACGTCGAACTTCCCGTTCCTGCGTGGTCATTGCCTGGCCAACTACACCAGCGATCCGGTGTTCCTCGACAGCCTGGCGCAGCCGTTCGAGGAGAATCCGCAGGCCGCGATCATGCAGTGGATCTCGATCTTCGGGAATCCGCTCACGTGGGACGACCTACCGTGGTTGCGCTCGCTGACCACATTGCCGATCCTGCTCAAGGGGATATGTCATCCCGACGATGTGCGGCGCGCGAAAGACGGTGGCGTCGACGCGATCTACTGCTCCAACCACGGCGGACGCCAGGCCAACGGTGGGATACCGGCCATCGATTGCCTGCCGGGAGTCGTCGAAGCCGCCGATGGAATCCCAGTGCTCTTCGACTCGGGCATCCGCAGCGGCGTGGACATTGTCAAGGCCATCGCGCTGGGCGCCTCGGCCGTCGCGATAGGTAGGCCGTACACCTACGGTCTCGCGCTGGGCGGGGAGGACGGCATCGTGCACGTGCTGCGGTCGCTGCTCGCCGAGGCCGACCTGACCATGGCGGTCGACGGGTACCGGTCGCTGAAGGAACTGACTCCCGACACGCTGCGACGCGTCACCTGA
- a CDS encoding siderophore-interacting protein, which produces MAGRPVHTFEVVRTEQITPHLTRVVLGGDGFDTFTPNDSTDAYVKIIFVADSVDVAALPQPLTQDSFKTLPPERQPPVRTYTVRRVDAERREIAIDFVVHGEHGVAGPWANSAVPGQPAYLMGPSGAYAPDPAADWHLLAGDEAAVPAISVALEALPDNAIGQVFIEVAGPDDEIELKAPPGVDIMWIYRGGRADLVAEEAAGDHAPLIEAVKGAAWLPGQVQVFIHGEAQTVMHNLRPYIRKERGVDAKWASSISGYWRRGRTEETFRQWKAELAKAEQANS; this is translated from the coding sequence GTGGCAGGACGTCCGGTGCACACGTTCGAAGTGGTGCGTACCGAGCAGATAACCCCGCATCTGACGCGGGTGGTGCTCGGCGGTGACGGCTTCGACACCTTTACGCCCAACGACTCCACAGACGCGTACGTCAAGATCATCTTCGTTGCCGACAGTGTCGACGTCGCCGCGCTTCCACAACCGCTGACGCAGGACAGCTTCAAGACCCTGCCTCCCGAGCGCCAACCGCCGGTCCGCACCTACACGGTGCGACGGGTGGACGCCGAACGTCGCGAGATCGCGATCGACTTCGTCGTGCACGGCGAGCACGGTGTCGCCGGACCGTGGGCCAATTCGGCGGTTCCGGGCCAACCGGCGTATCTGATGGGACCCAGCGGCGCTTATGCGCCCGATCCCGCCGCGGACTGGCACCTGCTGGCCGGCGATGAGGCAGCGGTTCCGGCGATCAGCGTGGCGTTGGAAGCCTTGCCGGACAACGCTATCGGCCAGGTCTTCATCGAGGTGGCCGGTCCCGACGACGAGATCGAATTGAAGGCCCCACCGGGGGTGGACATCATGTGGATCTACCGTGGCGGACGGGCCGACCTGGTAGCCGAGGAGGCGGCCGGTGACCACGCTCCGCTGATCGAGGCCGTCAAGGGCGCCGCGTGGCTGCCCGGTCAGGTGCAGGTGTTCATCCACGGCGAAGCGCAGACCGTGATGCACAATCTGCGGCCGTACATCCGCAAGGAACGGGGTGTCGACGCGAAGTGGGCGTCGTCGATCTCGGGGTATTGGCGTCGCGGGCGTACCGAGGAGACGTTCCGGCAGTGGAAGGCCGAGCTCGCGAAGGCCGAACAGGCCAACTCGTAA
- a CDS encoding DUF1206 domain-containing protein, which yields MADKTLHGVADRATNSDAFEYTARAGFITSGVLHLLVAYIVLRIAFGSGGNADQSGALATLARQTGGTLILWVAAIGLVALGLWRVAEAIIGSKPGEGSGPHSDDTPAWKRAKSIGLAIVNFAIAASAVRFATGSGQQSSQQNTGLSAQLMQSGWGKALLIAVGLGLVGVGGYHVYKGVTKKFFKDLRVSGGTWVTAVGVSGYAAKGLVLAGAGLLVIIATLQADPSKAAGLDAAVKALGQAPFGKVLLILAAIGIAAFGVYNFVRGRYGRM from the coding sequence ATGGCCGACAAGACATTGCACGGCGTGGCAGATCGTGCGACCAACAGCGACGCGTTCGAATACACGGCGCGCGCCGGATTCATCACCAGCGGCGTCCTGCACCTACTCGTCGCCTACATCGTCCTCCGCATCGCCTTCGGGTCCGGTGGCAATGCAGATCAGTCCGGCGCCCTGGCGACCCTGGCCCGCCAGACCGGCGGCACGCTGATCCTCTGGGTGGCGGCGATCGGTCTTGTCGCACTTGGCCTGTGGCGAGTGGCTGAAGCCATCATCGGGTCGAAACCCGGCGAAGGGTCCGGCCCTCACAGCGACGACACCCCGGCATGGAAACGCGCGAAGTCCATCGGCCTGGCGATCGTGAACTTCGCCATCGCCGCATCGGCTGTGCGCTTCGCGACGGGAAGCGGACAACAGAGCAGTCAGCAGAACACCGGCCTGAGTGCGCAGCTGATGCAATCCGGTTGGGGCAAGGCGCTTTTGATTGCGGTCGGATTGGGTCTGGTGGGCGTTGGCGGCTATCACGTCTACAAGGGCGTGACCAAGAAGTTTTTCAAGGATTTGCGCGTGTCGGGCGGGACCTGGGTCACCGCCGTCGGCGTCAGCGGCTATGCCGCCAAGGGCTTGGTGCTGGCCGGTGCGGGCCTGCTCGTGATCATCGCGACGCTGCAGGCCGACCCGTCGAAGGCGGCAGGACTCGACGCCGCGGTGAAGGCGCTCGGGCAGGCGCCGTTCGGCAAGGTCCTACTCATTCTCGCGGCGATCGGCATCGCCGCGTTCGGCGTCTACAACTTCGTGCGCGGACGATACGGACGCATGTGA
- the rpsB gene encoding 30S ribosomal protein S2: MAVVTMKQLLDSGTHFGHQTRRWNPKMKRFIFTDRNGIYIIDLQQTLTYIDKAYEFVKETVAHGGSIMFVGTKKQAQESIAEEATRVGMPYVNQRWLGGMLTNFSTVHKRLQRLKELEAMEQTGGFEGRTKKEILMLTREKNKLERSLGGIRDMQKVPSAIWVVDTNKEHLAVAEARKLNIPIIAILDTNCDPDLVDYPIPGNDDAIRSAALLTKVVASAVAEGLQARAGAGKGDGEAQAEGAEPLAEWEQELLAGATASTEAGGADGAPAAETPQQS; encoded by the coding sequence ATGGCTGTTGTAACCATGAAGCAGCTGCTGGACAGCGGCACCCACTTCGGGCACCAGACCCGTCGCTGGAATCCCAAGATGAAGCGGTTCATCTTCACTGACCGCAACGGCATCTACATCATCGATCTGCAGCAGACGCTGACCTACATCGACAAGGCGTACGAGTTCGTCAAAGAGACTGTTGCTCATGGCGGCAGCATCATGTTCGTCGGCACCAAGAAGCAGGCCCAGGAGTCGATCGCCGAAGAGGCGACCCGCGTCGGCATGCCCTACGTGAACCAGCGCTGGCTGGGCGGCATGCTCACCAACTTTTCGACCGTGCACAAGCGCCTGCAGCGCCTCAAGGAACTCGAGGCGATGGAGCAGACCGGTGGCTTCGAGGGTCGCACCAAAAAGGAAATCCTGATGCTTACCCGCGAGAAGAACAAGCTCGAGCGCAGCCTCGGCGGTATCCGCGACATGCAGAAGGTGCCCTCGGCCATCTGGGTCGTCGACACCAACAAGGAGCACCTCGCGGTCGCAGAGGCCCGCAAGCTCAACATCCCGATCATCGCGATCCTCGACACCAACTGCGATCCCGATCTCGTCGACTACCCGATTCCGGGCAACGACGATGCGATCCGGTCGGCGGCACTGCTGACCAAGGTGGTGGCCTCTGCGGTCGCCGAGGGACTGCAGGCCCGCGCCGGCGCAGGCAAGGGTGATGGAGAAGCCCAGGCCGAAGGTGCCGAGCCGCTCGCCGAGTGGGAGCAGGAGCTGCTCGCAGGCGCGACCGCGTCCACCGAGGCCGGTGGGGCCGACGGCGCCCCTGCCGCCGAAACACCCCAACAGTCATAG
- a CDS encoding M23 family metallopeptidase, producing the protein MRFFALLLTVAIALGAPASADGERLEWPLRPRPAVMRMFDAPSPNWQPGHRGVDLAGTPGQRVYAAAPGTVVFAGELAGRPVVSVAHRGGLRTSYEPVVAAVRAGQRIDAGTMLGELQAGHAGCAAPACLHWGAMWGPASRADYVDPLGLLASTPIRLKPVR; encoded by the coding sequence ATGCGATTTTTCGCACTGCTTCTCACGGTCGCGATCGCACTGGGGGCGCCGGCTTCTGCGGATGGTGAGCGGCTGGAGTGGCCGCTGCGGCCACGACCTGCTGTTATGCGGATGTTCGACGCTCCGTCACCGAACTGGCAGCCGGGCCATCGCGGCGTCGATCTCGCAGGCACACCCGGTCAGCGCGTGTACGCCGCGGCGCCGGGAACGGTCGTGTTCGCCGGCGAACTCGCAGGTCGGCCCGTGGTGTCGGTCGCCCATCGGGGCGGTCTGCGCACCAGCTACGAGCCCGTCGTGGCAGCGGTACGGGCCGGTCAGCGCATCGACGCCGGCACGATGCTCGGCGAATTGCAGGCCGGGCATGCCGGCTGCGCTGCGCCCGCCTGCCTGCACTGGGGCGCGATGTGGGGCCCGGCGTCACGCGCCGACTACGTCGACCCGTTGGGCCTGCTGGCGAGTACGCCGATCCGCCTCAAGCCCGTCCGCTAG
- the dprA gene encoding DNA-processing protein DprA: MTDQISRAWAYLSRVAEPPCPELRALTRRVGPVEAAERVRTGDVDDVIARRTEARRQIDCAANDLETLDRMGGRLINADDAEWPLLAFNSFCGVSGRPQAHEPMVLWVVGPAYLAGIAERAAAIVGTRAATAYGEFVAADLAAGLAARDAAVVSGGAFGIDGAAHRAALAADGVTVAVLAGGIDVPYPAAHAAMLRRVRGEGLVISEYPPGERPARHRFLTRNRLVAALAGATVVVEAGARSGAANTAAWAGALGRPVCAVPGPVTSSASVGCHALLRAGANVITRTEDLVELIGRAGELAPEEPRPASPLDELADAERHVYDALPARGSRTADEVAVAAGLPPMQVLGPLAVLELSGLVVRSEGRWKLARRT; the protein is encoded by the coding sequence ATGACCGACCAGATCTCACGTGCGTGGGCATATCTGTCACGGGTCGCGGAACCTCCGTGCCCCGAGCTGAGGGCGCTGACCAGACGGGTTGGCCCCGTGGAGGCGGCAGAGCGCGTGCGTACTGGTGACGTCGACGACGTCATCGCAAGGCGCACCGAGGCGAGACGCCAGATAGACTGTGCGGCAAATGATCTGGAAACGCTCGATCGTATGGGTGGGCGGTTGATCAATGCGGACGATGCGGAATGGCCACTGTTGGCGTTCAACTCGTTCTGCGGTGTGAGCGGCCGGCCGCAGGCACACGAACCGATGGTGCTGTGGGTTGTCGGCCCGGCGTACCTCGCTGGAATCGCCGAACGGGCCGCCGCGATCGTCGGCACGCGCGCGGCCACTGCGTACGGGGAGTTCGTTGCGGCCGATCTCGCTGCGGGTCTGGCGGCACGCGATGCTGCCGTCGTCTCGGGCGGGGCCTTCGGTATCGACGGCGCCGCACACCGCGCGGCGTTGGCGGCAGACGGTGTGACCGTCGCGGTGCTCGCAGGAGGGATCGACGTGCCGTACCCGGCCGCGCATGCCGCGATGTTGCGACGAGTTCGCGGAGAAGGTCTTGTGATCAGCGAATACCCACCCGGCGAGCGACCCGCGCGGCACCGGTTCCTGACCCGCAACCGGTTGGTCGCTGCACTGGCCGGCGCGACGGTCGTCGTCGAGGCGGGTGCGCGCAGCGGTGCAGCCAACACCGCCGCGTGGGCGGGTGCACTCGGCCGACCGGTGTGTGCTGTGCCGGGTCCGGTGACGTCCTCGGCGTCGGTAGGGTGCCATGCCCTGCTGCGCGCAGGCGCCAATGTGATCACCCGCACCGAGGACCTTGTCGAACTGATCGGCCGCGCGGGCGAACTCGCGCCCGAGGAGCCGCGCCCCGCATCTCCGCTCGACGAGCTCGCCGACGCCGAGAGGCACGTCTACGACGCGCTTCCGGCCCGCGGCTCGCGCACCGCGGACGAAGTCGCGGTGGCCGCAGGCTTGCCGCCGATGCAGGTGTTGGGTCCACTGGCGGTGCTGGAACTGTCCGGTTTGGTGGTGCGCAGCGAGGGTAGGTGGAAGCTGGCGCGGCGGACATGA
- a CDS encoding amidase, with protein MNHGDEAPGRRTNGRCHAFGDDALGDLDAVGLVDALRSGDVSAAELVDAAIARTEAVNPALNGLAFEAYDRARTRAAATRSFGGYFDGVPSFIKDNVAVRGWPTMQGTDAWDPRPMPADGAFARVFLGTGLLPLGKTQMSEFGFSGAAEHPRIGPVRNPWNTEYTAGASSSGSGAFVAAGVVPIAHANDGGGSIRIPASCNGLVGLKPTRGRIPLDKETAQMPLHLVANGVVSRSVRDTAAFLREAERVYRNPKLAPIGDVTQPSKQRLRAAVCTHSISRGASPEVRELTLKTAALLESLGHRVTEIDNPVPARFKDDFLVYWSFLAFAVTRSGRRMFGPSFDRTRLDNITLGLDRKAARNLHKLPLAIRRLSASHRITARLGQQYDVVLMPTLAEVTPPIGYLDPTQDFDTVMDRLVDWAAFTPLQNATGDPAISLPLAESANGLPVGMMLTSPRGHEARLLELAYELEEAQPWARIQS; from the coding sequence ATGAATCACGGTGATGAGGCCCCCGGCCGAAGAACAAACGGCCGATGCCACGCCTTCGGCGACGACGCCCTCGGCGACCTCGACGCCGTCGGCCTCGTCGACGCCCTGCGGTCCGGCGACGTATCAGCGGCCGAACTGGTCGACGCGGCGATCGCCCGCACCGAAGCCGTCAATCCCGCGCTGAACGGTCTTGCATTCGAGGCCTACGACCGCGCGCGGACCCGCGCAGCGGCGACGCGCTCGTTCGGCGGTTATTTCGACGGGGTGCCGTCGTTCATCAAGGACAACGTCGCAGTCAGAGGCTGGCCGACGATGCAGGGGACCGACGCATGGGACCCGCGCCCGATGCCGGCCGACGGCGCGTTCGCGCGGGTATTCCTCGGCACCGGGCTGCTGCCACTGGGTAAGACGCAGATGTCGGAATTCGGCTTCAGCGGTGCCGCCGAACATCCGCGCATCGGTCCGGTGCGCAACCCGTGGAATACGGAGTACACCGCAGGCGCGTCGTCGTCGGGCTCCGGTGCGTTCGTCGCGGCCGGTGTCGTGCCGATCGCGCATGCCAACGACGGGGGCGGTTCGATCCGAATCCCGGCTTCCTGCAACGGGCTGGTCGGTTTGAAGCCGACGCGCGGGCGAATTCCTCTGGACAAGGAAACGGCTCAAATGCCGCTTCATCTCGTGGCCAACGGTGTGGTGTCGCGATCGGTGCGGGATACGGCGGCGTTCCTGCGCGAGGCCGAGCGCGTGTACCGCAATCCCAAGCTGGCCCCCATCGGTGACGTGACGCAACCCAGCAAGCAGCGACTGCGCGCCGCGGTGTGCACGCATTCCATTTCGCGTGGAGCGAGCCCCGAAGTCCGCGAGTTGACACTCAAGACAGCCGCGCTGCTCGAGTCGCTCGGACATCGGGTCACCGAGATCGACAACCCCGTGCCCGCCCGTTTCAAGGACGACTTCCTGGTCTACTGGTCGTTTCTCGCGTTCGCCGTGACACGCAGTGGCCGACGCATGTTCGGCCCCAGCTTCGACCGCACCCGCCTGGACAACATCACGCTCGGACTCGACCGCAAGGCTGCGCGCAACCTGCACAAGCTTCCGTTGGCCATCCGCAGATTGTCAGCGTCTCACCGCATCACCGCCCGGCTCGGCCAGCAATACGACGTCGTGTTGATGCCGACGCTCGCCGAGGTCACCCCACCGATCGGCTACCTGGATCCGACCCAGGACTTCGACACGGTGATGGATCGACTCGTCGACTGGGCGGCATTCACCCCGTTGCAGAACGCGACCGGCGATCCGGCGATCTCGTTGCCGCTCGCGGAATCGGCCAATGGTCTTCCGGTCGGCATGATGTTGACCAGCCCCCGCGGCCATGAAGCCCGCCTGCTCGAGTTGGCTTACGAACTGGAAGAGGCGCAGCCCTGGGCGAGAATCCAGTCATGA
- the tsf gene encoding translation elongation factor Ts: MANYTAADVKRLRELTGAGMLDSKNALVESEGDFDKAVELLRIKGAKDVGKRAERATAEGLVAAKDGALIELNSETDFVAKNAEFQAAADQIVAAAAAAKATDVDALKAAKVGDTTVEQLIADLSAKIGEKLELRRVAYFDGNVETYLHKRSADLPPGVGVLVEYESGDNEKGTAAAHAVALQIAALKAKYLTREDVPEDIVANERRIAEETAKEEGKPEQALPKIVEGRVTGFYKDVVLLDQPSVSDNKKTVKALLDEAGVTVTRFVRFEVGQA, from the coding sequence ATGGCGAACTACACCGCTGCCGATGTGAAGCGACTTCGGGAACTCACCGGTGCCGGCATGCTCGACTCCAAGAACGCACTGGTCGAGTCCGAGGGCGACTTCGACAAGGCCGTTGAACTCCTGCGCATCAAAGGTGCTAAGGACGTCGGCAAGCGCGCCGAGCGTGCGACTGCCGAGGGTCTCGTCGCGGCCAAGGACGGCGCACTGATCGAGCTGAACTCCGAGACCGACTTCGTGGCCAAGAACGCCGAGTTCCAGGCCGCGGCCGACCAGATCGTCGCGGCCGCCGCGGCGGCGAAGGCCACCGACGTCGACGCTCTCAAGGCGGCCAAGGTCGGTGACACGACGGTCGAGCAGCTGATCGCGGACCTGTCGGCGAAGATCGGCGAGAAGCTCGAACTGCGCCGCGTCGCGTACTTCGACGGCAACGTCGAGACATACCTGCACAAGCGCTCTGCCGACCTGCCGCCCGGCGTGGGTGTGCTGGTCGAATACGAATCCGGCGACAACGAAAAAGGCACTGCCGCTGCGCACGCCGTGGCGTTGCAGATCGCCGCGCTGAAGGCGAAGTACCTCACCCGTGAGGACGTGCCCGAGGACATCGTCGCCAATGAGCGGCGTATCGCCGAGGAGACGGCCAAGGAGGAGGGCAAGCCTGAGCAGGCTCTGCCGAAGATCGTCGAGGGTCGCGTGACCGGCTTCTACAAGGACGTCGTGCTGTTGGATCAGCCGTCGGTCTCCGACAACAAGAAGACCGTCAAGGCTCTGCTCGACGAGGCTGGCGTGACCGTCACCCGGTTCGTGCGCTTCGAGGTCGGTCAGGCGTAA
- a CDS encoding tyrosine recombinase XerC: MDAILEEFDEYLALERGRSDHTRRAYLGDLRSLFDFVAERRPDAGIDALSLPVLRSWLAAQAASGAARTTLARRTSAAKTFTAWAMRRGLIASDPAARLQIPKSRRTLPAVLRQDQALDAMAAAKSGAQQGDPLALRDQLIVELLYASGIRVSELCGLDIDDVDMSRRLLRVLGKGNKQRTVPFGAPAQAALGSWLSDGRPGLATANSGPALLLGARGRRLDPRQARTVVHQTMAAVDGAPDIGPHGLRHSAATHLLEGGADLRVVQELLGHSTLATTQLYTHVTVARLRAVHDQAHPRA, encoded by the coding sequence GTGGACGCGATCCTGGAGGAGTTCGACGAGTACCTCGCGCTGGAGCGCGGCCGCTCCGACCACACCCGCCGCGCGTACCTCGGCGATTTGCGATCGCTGTTCGACTTCGTCGCCGAGCGCAGGCCCGACGCAGGCATCGACGCGCTGAGCCTTCCGGTGCTGCGCTCGTGGCTGGCCGCTCAGGCCGCATCGGGGGCCGCCAGGACGACGCTGGCCAGACGCACCTCAGCTGCCAAGACCTTCACCGCGTGGGCGATGCGACGCGGACTGATCGCGAGTGACCCGGCGGCACGCCTGCAGATACCGAAGTCTCGCCGAACGCTGCCAGCTGTGCTGCGCCAGGATCAGGCGCTCGACGCGATGGCGGCCGCGAAATCCGGTGCACAGCAAGGCGATCCGCTCGCCCTGCGCGACCAGCTGATCGTAGAGCTGCTGTATGCCAGCGGCATCCGGGTCAGCGAGCTGTGCGGACTGGACATCGACGACGTCGACATGTCGCGACGGCTGCTGCGAGTGCTTGGCAAGGGCAACAAGCAGCGCACGGTGCCGTTCGGTGCGCCTGCGCAGGCGGCTCTCGGGTCATGGCTGTCCGACGGCAGGCCGGGTCTCGCGACTGCGAACTCCGGTCCGGCGCTGCTGCTCGGGGCGCGTGGACGCCGGCTCGATCCGCGGCAGGCCCGGACGGTCGTGCACCAGACGATGGCCGCGGTCGATGGCGCACCCGATATTGGCCCGCACGGGCTGCGACACAGCGCGGCTACGCATCTGCTCGAGGGTGGAGCCGACCTGCGTGTCGTGCAGGAGCTGCTCGGCCATTCGACTCTCGCCACTACGCAGCTCTATACGCACGTCACCGTCGCGCGACTGCGTGCCGTGCACGATCAGGCCCACCCGCGCGCCTGA